Part of the Scomber japonicus isolate fScoJap1 chromosome 6, fScoJap1.pri, whole genome shotgun sequence genome, GTTCAATCACAATGTTATGTAGAAGAATATTACAAACCTCATGTTCCTCTATGTCTCCAGCTGGGAATGAAGCCATACATCTGCTACAGTTCACTGTTATTTTCGCTGGGGGAAAGACAATAGGCATGGTATaagtataaatattaatattttgggAGTTTGATTGGGTTTATTGTGCCAAAGCCCATATTCCCTTACTCTTGTTAGGGGTACTGCTCGTAGTTTGAGGAGGACCTGAGCCATTGTCAGCAGCTGAGCAGGTCAATCTGTGCTCGGACTGGTCCTTCAGGGTCACATAGCGGTTGCAGTCACTGCACCGCTCAGTGCGACTCCCACAGGCCTTGCTGTGTTCATCCAGGTCCTTCCAGGGCATGTCCAGCTCACAGTACTGACAAGACTGCAGGCGCTCCacacactcatcagactgggaGACAGAGCAGAACAGGGTCATAGGGTGTGTACCTATATTTAACTATTACTACAAATCTGTTAGCAGTCAATGTCGGGGGACTCACAacagaaattaaaacaaaaaaaggtaaaaattgAAGCAGTAGAGACATACTGGAGATATTCTGACTTTTACTACCTTATATGGTTTAAGCTCCAGAAACACTGGATCGTACACTTCCCATACATgatacgatatatgatacgatactATACTACATGATACAACACGATACTACatgatacgatatgatatgatacgatactATACTACACGATACAACATGATATCATATGATACGATACTATACAATACGATACCTCTCAGGCAAAAGGCAACAACAGTACCACTGAGCTTACCTCATGATCCATTAGTTGACAGCGTTCCATCTTCGTGTTGCACTTGGAGCATCTTACCTGCATATACACAGTTGTAAATATACAGAGAATTAACATGtgactctatgtgtgtgtgtgtgtgtgtgcacatgtgcgtatatctgtgtgtgtgtgtataccatgGTGTGCTGCTCCTCTTTGTGTTGGTCCAGTTGATCTCTGGGAACTGATTCTTTGCAGTCAGGACAGATGCATAAGAAGCGGCTGCAGTGTGTTTCATGCAAAGCGAAGTTGGCCTCTGCTACTTCCTTGTGGCTTAAACACAGAGGGAGATGGTCATGAGACAAAGTGTTGAAAGCCATATGTGTGATAGGGATGGAAAGGACAGTGGTGTATATACTTGTACTGAATGGTGTACAGTACCAG contains:
- the xaf1 gene encoding XIAP-associated factor 1, which produces MDTTEATRTCGQCHKEVAEANFALHETHCSRFLCICPDCKESVPRDQLDQHKEEQHTMVRCSKCNTKMERCQLMDHESDECVERLQSCQYCELDMPWKDLDEHSKACGSRTERCSDCNRYVTLKDQSEHRLTCSAADNGSGPPQTTSSTPNKTKITVNCSRCMASFPAGDIEEHELECFPVSTWYHGDADPKEEEHDEDEDEDDFSRQGATSQLSGTYKATSLSFRPNNGPQVNGLDPDLIATCPHCHLALPLITLRWHEAKCKVHLFLK